The DNA sequence TGCTGGGCTGCGCGGGGAAGGCCTAAAGTATAGGCAGTGGCAACGTTAATCTCTTTCTGCTTGACCGCCGCATATGTTTATGTTTTGAGAGAATTCATAAACACGCCGTTAATGATAATATTAGCGGCGTGTTTTTATTTCCTGAACAAGTGGCTTTTCGAATCAAACTTTAATATCATCTCCGCCTTATATTCACATCCGCGAATTCTTCCTGAAATAAGTTCTGACGGAATTCCAACCGATGAAAGGACCGCTCTCGTTCAGACCGTTCTTGCCGGCTCCAAAGAAGAAGTCCAAAACGCATTGCGGCTTCTCGAAGAGTCCTATAGCAATAACGCCGACAAAAATCTCATTGCGATATACCTAAGTGCTGCTCTGGACAGGGAAGTTATAGAAGAAGAGATAAGCATCATAAAGACGCTCCAGTCAAAATACGGCCCTGATAAATTCTACCTGTTCCACCGCAACAATTATTACGGCGAGAACCTCCTTAATTTTATTCTTTCAAACCAAGAAGTGGATACATCTCCTAAAGAAGGGAAGAATACCACCACGGTAACATTAACAAGCAAAGGTAGCGGAAATTTGGATTCGGAATTTTCAGTTCAAGGAGGGGATCCTCCTAACGTAATCGCAAAACTTTCTATAAAAATTCATAAGCCTAATAAAATTATAAATGTGGACTCGGAATCTATGCCAGCTAAAGCCGGATGGGTGGGAAAAGGAAGAATATTTATATATAAAATTAGGGATGTTCAAAATAGAGTCATACCAGACCTGGGTCATTATGGATTCTATGAGAGATTACATATTGATAAAAATGTTGACGGTTTAGGGGGATACTTTGTTGGAACTGATGAAAAAGATTTAATTAACGAAATCAGAAAGGATGCGAGGTACTTTCCAGGCTCTCTTATTTCAGACGGAACAATTATGATTCACGATAGAGTATCTTTATTTGTACCAGATACAACAACTATTAAAGATCTTGGGCGAAACGCCAAGGCAGAATGGCATAATAGTGTTTATTTAATCGATATTTGTCTTAAAGGAAGTACATATCGATACACTTTTACCCCTGTTTTTAAAAAAGAAAAGGTTACTGACTTAAAGTTAGGGAGGCAACAATTAAATGATTCAAGTCAAGTTGCATCGGCAAATGACGATATTGACTAATTATAATACTAACAAAGTTATGAAGCTATTCTCGATCATCCTATTGGTTGAAATGTGCTTTGTTTTTCAGTGCTACGCTTCTGTGAAAAATATAAAAGTTGGAGTTGGAATAGGTGAAAGCACTAGAGCTATCTCTCTAGAAGACGAAAAAAAATCTGACTTGCTTGAAAAGCTATACTATACCGACGAACCTGTCGATCAAGTTATAGATAAATTTATGAAGCAATACTATAACCATAGAGAACATGATTTTTTGATTAAAATATGCGTTGAAGAGGTTAAAGAGAGAAGCAGTTATCAAAATAGCGTAATCTGCGCCAGGCTTCTAGGTAAATTTAAGGCGAAAGAAGGAATCCAGGCATTAGTGGACAATATTTTAATAGGGCCATTTGATATAGGAATAAACCCTGCTTTGGAAAAGGTTGAATCGATAAAGATCAATAAAGATGATTTCCCTGCTGCCTATGCGCTTATGCAGATTGGAAAATCCTCTACAAATGCACTCCGGGAAAAGATTGCTTCACTTAATGGCGAAGAAGAGGAAGATGATGTATATCGGCTTATTTGCCTTAATACTATAAAAAAAATCGAAGGCGATAAAAAAGCCAAAATTTTAATTAACAATATGATCGAAAAAGAGAAAAACTTACAAAGGAAACAAAATCTCGAAAAGGCTTTGAAATTATTTTAATCCAGAGTAATTAGGGACACATCCTTAAACCGATAAATTCCTAATTTTTGAAATAATTTCCCTCCTTTTTACGTCTTTATAGGGTAAAGGAGGGACTCTTTATGCAGGATCAAACGTCAGGTCTTAGATAATGGCATTTACCATATCCTAATGATAGAAAATGGTATAATAGCTATAAATCCTTGTATGAGGCATTGGTTAAAACCCAAGGCCCTATGAAGAACTTTTCTAAAATAGCGGAGTGTCCCAAAGTGACACGTCCCCGATCGTTCCACTAGATTTAATTGCGGATATTCTTTTCGAAAATGAGTTGATTTTAAACACTAACCAAGAAAAACTATGGAGACAAAAAAATTTATCTGTAAAGGTAAAAGATAATGGTGATTTATACGTCTCTCCAGGGGGGCATTATAATATATATTTTGCTCTTGACCAACGAAATAAAATCGTGCAAGATTCGGTTCAGGAATTATGGGTGCATGGTCATAAGATTGAGGATAAATATAGAAGACAGATTAAAACCTCCGTTAGCGAAACAAATTTTGGTGAATACGTAAGGGATACAAAAGAATAGTAAAAAGGAGCTTAAATGAAAAAGATCATAATCATTGGTTGTATGCTGTTTATTATATTCGTTTTAACTGATATGAATACGCATGCCAAGGTGCAGGATATATACGGAAGGCACGTAGAAACAAAGGTTATAAAAATACTAAAGGTTTCTGAACCCCCGCAATATTATGAATTAAATAACAAGAAATATACTTTACAATCTTTAGAGGAGTATGTTAAAGAACTGCAGCAAGATGAATCAAGTAAAATTATTCTTATCTGGAGAATAGAAATAGAAAGAGTCGAGCCTTATTATATTATTAAAGACCTAATAAAGGTACTAGAATACTTTAAGGGTTCCTCTATATCAATATCTCCTGCGGGATTCAAAGAGTAATGAACCAGGAAGTGTGTCTCTCAACAAAGGGAAATATTTGGGCCCGGCGCGCGACGCCATAAAATTGGTAGTTAAGAGGAAGGTCGGACTGTTGGGCTGCGCAGGGAAGGCCTAGGTCCGCAATTTCCCGATAAGGTATATGCCGAAGGCCGCGAATCCGACGTTCGCGGCCCAGGCGGCGACCACAGGTGGAATAAGCCCGCCCTTACCGAGCGCGAGGAACATCGCGTTCACCACGTAGTAGATAATTGATATCGCCAACGCTATCCCTATGCTTCCGATCGCCTTGGTCCTCGTCCTCTTCAGCGCGAATGGTATGCCTATGAGCATGATGACAAGGCCGGTGAAGGGCACGGAAAGCTTATAGTACATGTCCACGAGCAGTTTCCTCGCCGTTGACTTGCTCTCCAGGTCCAGGATCCGCACGTATTCCTTGAGCTGGCCGTAATTCATGAATTCGGGCTGGGTCTGCTCCTTCAGCAGGTCTTCGGGTTTTTGGCTGAATTGTATTATCTTCGGCGTCCTGAAGATGGCGGGCTTGCCCAGGACGTTGCCTTCCTTGTCGAACCTGAAGACATCGCAGGCGATAAACCTCCATTTGCCTCCGGTCCATTCCATGCGCTGGGCCGTTATCTTGCGTTTCAGCACCTGGTTCTTGTCGTGCTCGAGAAGGACGACGTCATACAGGACCTTGTTCTTGATATCGTATGTCCTCGCGTAAAAAAGCCTCCCGTCCTTCCCGAATATCGTAATATTCTCCATCTGCTGGTTCCTCTCCCACTTGTATTTCCTGAAATAGAGGTCATCGGTCATTTTCATGGTGACGGATGCCTGCGGGACGAGCTTGTCGTTGATGAGGAATACGCCGAGGCTTATGGCCAGCCCTATAAGCAGGAGCGGCGCGATTATCCGCAATGTGTCGACCCCGCTTGCCCTTAACGCGATGATCTCGTTATGCCGGTTGAGGTTGCCCAAGAGGAAGACCATGGCAAGCAGCATCGCGAACGGCACCGTCTGGACTATTACCACCGGGAGCGAGGAGAGGTAATAATTTTTCACCACATCGAAAGGTATGTCCTGTTTTACGAGGGTATCGATGCGGCTCAGGACATCCGAGACCATGTAGAGGAAGACGAAGACGATGAGGCAATACAATAAAGGCCAGATGAACCCCGTTGTTATATACTTGTCTATTATTTTCATTGTTCCGCCATCCAGAATATGAGCGCCGGGCCGATGGCGCCGAATATGATATTCGGGAGCCAGATGCCGAGGCCGGGGAAGACCACGCCCTTTTTAGCCAGGACCTCCCCGAAGATGAGCAGGGTGTAGTATACCAGGATCACCCCGAGGCTTAAGGCGAAACCTATCAGTTTTTCCCCGCGGCGCGCCATAAGCCCGAGCGGCACGCCTATCAGGATAAGTATAAGAGACGCGAACGAATAGCATATCTTTTTGTGGATCTCTATGCGGAGCGGCGTGGTGTCGACCGAGTCGGCGCCGAGTTTCTTTATCTCCTGGTTCAGCTCATCTATCGACATATCTACCTTTTTTTTACGTTCAGGTTCCGGGCCTTGTTAAGGTCGAGGGTCATATAGTAAGTCTTAAAATTCAGCTTATAAAAATTGTTAGGGTCCTGGGGATTGGGCTCGTCGACCGTCCCGTTTATCAGCTTCATCCGGACCGCGTCCTTCGATTCTATATAATCTATCTCGCCTTTCTGGGCGATTATGGTCCTGGTCGGTTTGCCTTCCTGGGGCTGGTATATCCTTATATTTGTGAGCTTGTTCTTGTCGATCCCGTAAATGAAGACGATGTAGCCCTTGAAGTCCTTGATGAAAGTGCCGGCGTCCAGGTAAGCGGCCGGGTTCTTGGTGCCTATCTGGGCGGTCAGTTTCCTCATCTTGTAACGCAGGGACGGGATGACCCAATCGTTGAATTCGTATGATATCAGGCTTATCACCAGGCCGAGTATCACCAGGGGGAGTACCAGGCGGTATAGGCTTATGCCGCTCGCCCGCATCGCGGTTATCTCGTTATCGGCCGAGAGTCTTCCGAAGGCGAGGAGGGTGGCCACCAGGATCGATATAGGCGTGGTCCAGGTGGAGACCGACGGCAGCATGTAGAGCAGGAGTTGTATGACCGAGAAAAAATTTACGCCTTTGTTTATGATCATGTCGGCCAATTTTATTATGTTGAAGACCACGAAGAAGAAGCTTAAGACTATGAAAGCCGCCAGGAAAGGGCCGATGATCTCTTTTAGCAGGTATCTTCTTATTATCTTCATCTAGTTCCCGCACGCCAGGGTATAAGCGAGCACTTTTTTGGCGCCGGCGGATTTTATGGTCTTGGCGCATTCGTGGAGGGTGGCGCCGGTCGTCATGACATCGTCGACGAGAAGGACGGATTTGTCCGCGAAGTCCGCCTCCCTTTTCACGAGGAAGGCGCCCTTGATGTTCCTGAGGCGCTGTTCCCGGGAAAGGCCGGCCTGCGGGGCGGTATACCTGATCCTCTTAAGCCAGTCCTTCTCGATCTTCTTGTTGAATTTTTTGGCGAGGTGCTCGGCGATCAGCTCGGACTGGTTGAACTGCCTCTCGCGTAATTTGACGGGATGGAGGGGCACAGGCACTATCATATCTACGGAGCCGAAATTCAGGTTCCTGGCGGCGTATTCGACCATGACCGAGCCGAGGACTTTCGAAAGGCGGGTCTTGCCCTCGTATTTGAAGAGGCAGATGCATCTCTTGACGATATCCTCGTAAGAGGCGACGTGGTAGGCCGCGTCAAAAGCCAGCTCCCTTTCGGCCGTAGCCCAGTGGGGCGAGCCGACGTAGGCCATTATCCTGTCGCTGCACGGCTCACAGAGCGGAGTGGGCTTTAACTCGCGCGCCCTGCCGCTGCAGACGAGGCAGTCCTGCGGGTAAAGCAGGTTCAGGAATGTCAAGCAGAAATCACCTGTCGATGACAAAATCGTCTTTAACATTGGCTATAAAATAGCACAATACCGGCGGGGTGTCAACTGCGGCTGTTAATTTCCGGCCGATATGATATAATTGGAGCAATGAAGAAGATCGTTTCCGCGGCACTTGCGTGCGCTGTTTTTGCATCAACTGCATTTATTCCTGCCTCTTGGGCGGCCGGGGAGGCTTGGCCTGCGCTCTCGAAAGCCGACGAGGAATTCCTGGATAAGTTAGAACACGACACGTTCCTCTATTTCTGGGAGAAGGCCGACCCGGAGACAGGGCTCATCGCCGATAACTCCCAACCCGGCGCCCCGTCAAGCATAGCCGCCACGGGATTCGGGCTTGCCGCTATATGCATCGGGCAGAGCAGGGGCTGGATAACATACGACGAGGCCTACAAGCGCGCTTTCAGGACGCTCAGGACTTTCAAGAATACGCTGAAGAGCGAGCGCGGGTTCTATTACCATTTCGTCGACATGAAGACCGGCCGGCGGATGTGGAATTCCGAGGTCTCGTCAATAGATACGGCGCTCTTCCTCGCCGGGGCATTGTTCGCGGCGCAGTATTTCAAGGGGACGGAATTGGAACGGCTCGCGACTTACCTGTATTACCGCACCGACTGGCAGTGGATGATGAATCAGAAGCAGCTGATGTCCATGGGATGGGACCCGAAGAAAGGTTTCCTGAGCGCGTACTGGGACTGGTATAACGAGGGTCTTATCGCTTATATACTCGCCATAGGTTCGCCCACGTATCCTATCCCGCCTGAGACGTGGAGGAAATGGAGGCGCCCGAGGGGCGAATACGGAGGGCACAGGATCATCTATTCATATTTCGGGAGCCTTTTTACCTACCAGTTCGCGCAGGCATGGGTAGATTTCCGCAATATCGACGAGGACGGGTTCAGTTATTGGCAGAACTCGATAGACGCGGCGCTGGCGAACAGGAAATTCTGCATCGATAATTCTAATAAACATAAAGGATACGGGGAGAACGGCTGGGGCCTTACCGCCGGCGACGGCCCGGAAGGGTATAAGGGGTACGGCGCCCTGCCTGCCGACAATATCATCCACGACGGCACGATAAACCCTTACGGCATGGTCGCCTCCATACCGTTGATACCGGATACGGCGATCAAGTCGGTTAGGGCTTTGTATAATAAATACGGCGACAAGGTCTACGGCAAGTATGGGTTCAAGGCGGGCTTTAATCTCGACAAAAACTGGTGGAGCGGGAACTATATAGGCATAGACCAGGGCGTCTCGGTGATTATGATCGAGGACTACAGGACAGGCCTGGTCTGGGATTATTTCATGCGCAACGGCTGCATCAAGTCCTGGATGGAACTTTGCAAACTCGGCAACAAAAACCTTGAAGCCTCGCCCCGATTGTGAGATAATATTTTCGCATAGGACGGATAAAATGACCCGCATTGAAGATAAATTGTTCGTGAACAGGTTCAAGCTCGGCCCGGAACCCCATATAAAGGTGAAGGACAAGGAGCTCTGTCTTAAATGCGTCAGGAAACAATGCTCGATAGGATGCCCTTCTGACTGCTGGAAGATCAACGATAAGGGCATAGCCGAAGTCAATGTCGACGGCTGCCTCGAATGCGGCACCTGCCGCGTCATCTGCGATGAGTTCATGAACGTCGATTGGAACTATCCGCAGGGCGGTTTCGGCATCCTTTACAGGCTCGGTTAATCCAGACTGTTTCATCAATAAAGTATTAAAATCCCGCAAAAGGAGACTACCATGCCGAAGAAAGACCTGAAGATACTGCAGGCCGCGATAAAGATGGAAGAGGACGGCCGCAAATTTTACCTTAAATCGAGCAAGACCGCGAAAAACCCCGTAGCGAAAAAACTCCTCGTTTCGCTCGCCGACCAGGAACTCCTCCATATCGAACGCATCAAGGTGATAGAGCACGGCCTGAAAGGGGAGAAGGACTGGGGCGATTTCGCGGCGGCGATATCCCGCGACGCGAAGAAAAAATTAGTCCTTGTCTTCAGGCCGCTTTCCGCGCCGGAAAAAAAGAAGCTGAAGGCCGACCCGTCGAACCTCGAGGCGATAACGATAGCGATGGAGAAAGAGACGAAGAGCTACGATTATTATGATAAACAATCGGAGGAGACAAATATACGCATAGCAAAGCTTTTTTTTGACAGATTGAAAAAGGAAGAGGAGCACCACTATGAGCTGCTCGAAGAGGCATACTCGCTCCTTTCGGATTCGGCAAGCTGGTTCGTGAAACGGGAAGGAAGGGTAATGGAGGCCGGTTGAAATGAGGCCCGTCGAGATAAAAAAAGGCGTATACTGGGTAGGTGTAGTCGATTGGAACATAAGGACCTTCCACGGGAATACCTATTCGACAAAAAGGGGCACGACCTACAACTCATATCTTATTATCGATGAGAAGGTGACGCTTATCGACGGCGTTCCCGGCTCTTTTGCCGGCGAGCAGATCGGGCGGATACGCGAGATCGTGCCGGTCGAAAAGATAGACTATATCGTGGTCAACCATATCGAGCCGGACCATTCCGGCGGGCTGCCGGAACTGATGAAACTTTGCCCCAAGGCCAAACTCTTCGGCACGGCGAAAAGCAAGGAAGGCCTCGCGAGGATGTATTACACGGATTGGGGCCTCCAGGCCGTCAAGACAGGGGACAAATTAAATATCGGCAAGCGGAACCTCACGTTCATAGAGGCTCCGATGATCCACTGGCCGGACAGCATGTTCACCTATTGCGCCGAGGAGGAGCTGCTCCTGCCGAACGACGCCTTCGGCCAGCATTACGCGACCTCGGAGAGGTTCGACGACGAGACGGACCAGTGCGCGCTGATGGACGAGGCCGGGAAGTATTACGCGAATATCCTCTGGCCGCTCGGCGGCATGATCGCCAGGAAGATAGACGAGATCCTCAAGATGAACATATCCATAAAGATGATAGCGCCGAGCCACGGGATCATATGGCGGCGCGACCCGATGAAGATAATCAATTCTTATATTTCATGGACGAAGAACGAGACGAGACCGAAAGTGGTCGTCATCTTCGAGACGATGTGGGGCTCGACCGATATGATGGCCAGGAAGATAACAGAGGGCCTTACCGACGGCGGCGTTGAGGTGAAACTCTTCGATATCACGCGCTCCGACAGGAGCGAGGTGAATAGCCAGATGCTCGACGCCAAATGCTTCGTCTTCGGTTCGTCCACGCACGACAACGGGATGCTCTCCACCATGGCCGGGTTCCTCGAATTCCTGAACGGCCTGAAGCCGAAGGGCAGGATAGGGGCGGCGTTCGGTTCCTACGGTTGGGCCGGAGGCGCGGTACCAGCTCTGGAAAATTTCTTCAAAGAGGCTGGTATTGAGCAGGCACTGCCGTCGATCGCGGTCAAATACATCCCGGACGAAAATGAATTGAAAAGATGTTATGAGATGGGCGTTGAATTGGCGAAGAAGATAACCGGAAAGGCATAAACCATGGACAAATATCGTTGCACGGTATGCGGCTACATATACGATCCGGCTATAGGCGATCCTACCGCGAGCATTTCCGCAGGGACGCCTTTTGATAAACTTCCCGATAATTGGGTTTGCCCCGAGTGCGGCGCACCGAAGGATATGTTCGAAAAGGTATAACCGTCCCAAACTATGAAGATAGCCATCGTAGGAAACGGGATATGCGGCATCACCGCCGCTAAATCCATCTCCGAAAATTCCCCCGGCGCAAAGATAACTATCTTCACCGACGAAGAATACAATTATTATCCCCGCCCTCTTTTGGACAGGCTCCTCGCGGAGACGACGGACCTGAACCTGCTCTTCCCGTATAATGACGAATGGTACAAGAAGCGCGGCATAGAAGTCTCCCTAAAAAATAAAGTCCTCGATATAGGGCTCCCCTCTAAAAAATTAAAGACCGAAAAGGACGGGCAAAACGATTACGACAAGGTCCTCCTTACGACCGGCGCATCGCCTTTTGTCCCTCCGATAGAAGGGATCAAGTCCCGGGATGTCTTCACTTACAGGAATATCGCCGATGTCCTCAGGATACGCTCGTTCGCCCGCGGGAAAAACAGGGCGGTGGTCATCGGCGGAGGCCTGCTCGGCCTCGAGACGGCGAAGGCCCTGACCGACCGGGGGCTCAAGGTAACGATCATCGAACATAATTCAAGGCTCCTCCCGCGCCAGCTGGACGATGAGGGCGGCGGGATACTGAAATCCAGGATCGAAAAATCCAATATCGAGGTCGTATTGCAGGTCACGTGCGACCGCATCATGACCGAAGGCGCGAAGACCTGCCTCCTCTCCAAGGAGATAGGAAAGATCGAGGCGGACCTCTTCATCGTCTCGGCCGGCGTCCGCGCGAATACCGAATTGGCGAAGAACTGCGGCATCGGCATCGGGAAAGGGATACTGGTAGATAAATTCATGAGGACAAGCTGCGATAACATATATGCGGCCGGCGACTGCGCCGAATTCAACGGGACGGTTTACGGCATAATCCCGGCGGCGATAGACCAGGGGCTCGCGGCGGCCTCGAACATCATAGACAGGCCGTTCGAATATAAGGGGACTACTTTCCAGGCGACGCTTAAAGTGATGGGCATCGACCTTACTTCGATAGGCGTCGTCAACCCGGAAGGCGAAGGATATGAAACGGTCTGCAGGAAAGACGCCGGCAAAGGCATCTACAGGAAGTGCGTGATCAAGGACGGGAGGCTAGTCGGCGCGATAGTATTGGGCGAGAAAGACGGCGTCGCCGGGCTCACGCGGATAATAAAGGACGGGACAGCGGTGTCGGGCAATAAGGACGCGTTATTGGGCGGAGAGGCGGCGTTAACGGAGGCGTTCCAAAAAAGGCCTGACTAAAACGGGCAAGGAGGGGGTAAAATGGCGGATGTCGGCAAAAGTTCCCTGGGGATAGACGCAACCCTCGCGGCGGCGCTGGCGTATGTATTCGGCTGGGTATCCGGGCTGATAATCTTCGCTGTCGAGAAGGATAACAAGTTCGTGAAGTTCCATGCCATGCAGTCGCTGATCTTTTTCGGCGGTTTGACGATCGTGTCGATATTGCTGGTTATCACCGTCATAGGCCCGTTGTTCCTGGGAATATTAGGCTTGGCGGTCTGGGTCATCTGCATCATCAAGGCCTACTCGGGCGAGATGTTCAAGCTGCCCGGGATCGGGAATATGGCGGAGAAGATCGCCAGTAAGTAACATAGAGATAATAAAAATATGGGCCTGTTTCAATCTATCATTCTTGGCATAGTCCAAGGCGTGGGCGAATTCTTGCCTATCAGCAGTTCCGCGCACCTGATCGTCGTCCCGTGGCTGTTCGGGTGGCAGGAGCACAGCCTCGCCTTTGACGTCGCGCTTCACGCGGGCACGCTCGCGGCGGTATTGGCGTATTTCTGGAGGGACTGGTTCGGCATAATCAGGGGGCGGCTCCTCTGGTATATCATCGTCGCCAGCGTCCCGGGAGCGGTGATAGGAAAGCTGCTCGAGGAAAAAGCCGAGACGGTCTTCAGGTCGCCACTGCTCATCGCATTCGCGATGAGCGTCTTCGCGGTAATATTTTACTTTATCGACAGGTACAGCCGGAAGACAAGGACGCTGAAGTCGCTGAATTTTATTGATTCGGTCTTGATCGGCATCTCGCAGGCGCTTGCCATAGTCCCCGGGGTATCGCGGTCGGGCGTGACCATGGCCACGGGCATAGGGTTAAAGTTCGACAGGGAAACGGCGGCCAGGTTCTCGTTTTTGCTTTCGGCGCCCATCATCATCGGCGCGACCGTGTTAAAACTGAAGGATATCGGCGCGATCGCCTCAGGCGAGAACGGCTTGTCGCTTTTTGCCGGTTTTATAGTGTCGGCGGCAACTGGATTCCTGTCGATCCGTTTTCTTTTAAATTACCTGAAGAGGCATTCTTTTACGGCATTCGTCATATACAGGTTGGTGTTCAGCCTGGTGATATTTTTGTTCATCTTTGCCAGGAGATAGGGGGTCTCCTTAAATGAAAAAGCCGGCCTTTGACAACGAGAAGTATCTTCGCGAACAGACGGCCGCGATCCTTGAAAGGGTCGTGAAGTTCGACAACAAGCTTTATTTGGAATTCGGCGGCAAACTCCTTTTCGATTATCACGCGTCGAGGGTCCTGCCGGGATTCGACCCGAACGTAAAGATGCGCCTCTTCCAAAAACTTAAGGACAGGGCCGACATACTGCTCTGCATCTACGCGGGCGATATCGAAAGGAAGAAGGTCAGGGCCGACTTCGGCATCACCTACGATGTCGACGCGATGAAACTGATAGACGACTTCAGGGACTGGGGCATCGAGGTCAACGCGGTCGTGATAACCCGTTTTGATAACCAGCCCGCGGCGACGATATTCAAGAACAAGCTCGAACGGCGCGGGATAAAAGTATATACACACCGCTTCACGAAGGGATATCCGACTGATGTCGACCTCATCGTCAGCGACGAAGGTTACGGCGCGAACGAATTCATAAAGACGAAGAACCCGCTTGTGATAATCACCGGCCCCGGCCCGGGCAGCGGAAAGCTCGCGACCTGCCTCTCGCAGCTCTACCACGAGCACAAGCACGGGGTCAATGCCGGCTACGCGAAATTCGAGACGTTCCCGATATGGAGCATACCGCTCAAGCATCCCGTTAATGTAGCGTATGAGGCGGCGACCGCCGACCTGAGGGATTTTAACATGATAGACCCTTTCCACCTCGAGGCCCACGGCGAGACGGCGATCAATTATAACCGCGACGTCGAGGTCTTCCCGGTGATAAAGAGGATATTGCAGAAGATAATGGGAGAGGGCGAGGTCTACAAGTCGCCGACAGACATGGGCTGCAACCGGGCCGGCTTCGGCATAGTGGACGATGAAGCCGTTAAAGAGGCCGCGAAGCAGGAGATCATCCGCAGGTATTTCAGGTATTCGTGCGAATACGCGATGGGATTCGTCGACAAAGAGACGGTCCAGCGCGCCGAGCTGCTTATGGGCGAGGTCGGGATGAAGATAGGGGACAGGAAAGTCGTTGAACCCGCCCGCCGGGCCGCGGAAGAAGGCCAGAAGAAGAACAAGGGCAACGACGGGATATTTTGCGGCGCGGCCCTTGAATTGGACGACGGGACGGTGATCACGGGAAAGAACTCGCAGCTGATGCATGCGACATCGAGCCTCATCCTCAACGCCATCAAGAGGCTCGCGGACATTCCGGA is a window from the Candidatus Omnitrophota bacterium genome containing:
- a CDS encoding LptF/LptG family permease; protein product: MKIIDKYITTGFIWPLLYCLIVFVFLYMVSDVLSRIDTLVKQDIPFDVVKNYYLSSLPVVIVQTVPFAMLLAMVFLLGNLNRHNEIIALRASGVDTLRIIAPLLLIGLAISLGVFLINDKLVPQASVTMKMTDDLYFRKYKWERNQQMENITIFGKDGRLFYARTYDIKNKVLYDVVLLEHDKNQVLKRKITAQRMEWTGGKWRFIACDVFRFDKEGNVLGKPAIFRTPKIIQFSQKPEDLLKEQTQPEFMNYGQLKEYVRILDLESKSTARKLLVDMYYKLSVPFTGLVIMLIGIPFALKRTRTKAIGSIGIALAISIIYYVVNAMFLALGKGGLIPPVVAAWAANVGFAAFGIYLIGKLRT
- a CDS encoding LptF/LptG family permease, whose translation is MSIDELNQEIKKLGADSVDTTPLRIEIHKKICYSFASLILILIGVPLGLMARRGEKLIGFALSLGVILVYYTLLIFGEVLAKKGVVFPGLGIWLPNIIFGAIGPALIFWMAEQ
- a CDS encoding LptF/LptG family permease → MKIIRRYLLKEIIGPFLAAFIVLSFFFVVFNIIKLADMIINKGVNFFSVIQLLLYMLPSVSTWTTPISILVATLLAFGRLSADNEITAMRASGISLYRLVLPLVILGLVISLISYEFNDWVIPSLRYKMRKLTAQIGTKNPAAYLDAGTFIKDFKGYIVFIYGIDKNKLTNIRIYQPQEGKPTRTIIAQKGEIDYIESKDAVRMKLINGTVDEPNPQDPNNFYKLNFKTYYMTLDLNKARNLNVKKR
- a CDS encoding ComF family protein, coding for MLKTILSSTGDFCLTFLNLLYPQDCLVCSGRARELKPTPLCEPCSDRIMAYVGSPHWATAERELAFDAAYHVASYEDIVKRCICLFKYEGKTRLSKVLGSVMVEYAARNLNFGSVDMIVPVPLHPVKLRERQFNQSELIAEHLAKKFNKKIEKDWLKRIRYTAPQAGLSREQRLRNIKGAFLVKREADFADKSVLLVDDVMTTGATLHECAKTIKSAGAKKVLAYTLACGN
- a CDS encoding glucoamylase family protein, with product MKKIVSAALACAVFASTAFIPASWAAGEAWPALSKADEEFLDKLEHDTFLYFWEKADPETGLIADNSQPGAPSSIAATGFGLAAICIGQSRGWITYDEAYKRAFRTLRTFKNTLKSERGFYYHFVDMKTGRRMWNSEVSSIDTALFLAGALFAAQYFKGTELERLATYLYYRTDWQWMMNQKQLMSMGWDPKKGFLSAYWDWYNEGLIAYILAIGSPTYPIPPETWRKWRRPRGEYGGHRIIYSYFGSLFTYQFAQAWVDFRNIDEDGFSYWQNSIDAALANRKFCIDNSNKHKGYGENGWGLTAGDGPEGYKGYGALPADNIIHDGTINPYGMVASIPLIPDTAIKSVRALYNKYGDKVYGKYGFKAGFNLDKNWWSGNYIGIDQGVSVIMIEDYRTGLVWDYFMRNGCIKSWMELCKLGNKNLEASPRL
- a CDS encoding ferredoxin family protein is translated as MTRIEDKLFVNRFKLGPEPHIKVKDKELCLKCVRKQCSIGCPSDCWKINDKGIAEVNVDGCLECGTCRVICDEFMNVDWNYPQGGFGILYRLG
- a CDS encoding ferritin family protein; this translates as MPKKDLKILQAAIKMEEDGRKFYLKSSKTAKNPVAKKLLVSLADQELLHIERIKVIEHGLKGEKDWGDFAAAISRDAKKKLVLVFRPLSAPEKKKLKADPSNLEAITIAMEKETKSYDYYDKQSEETNIRIAKLFFDRLKKEEEHHYELLEEAYSLLSDSASWFVKREGRVMEAG
- a CDS encoding flavodoxin domain-containing protein yields the protein MRPVEIKKGVYWVGVVDWNIRTFHGNTYSTKRGTTYNSYLIIDEKVTLIDGVPGSFAGEQIGRIREIVPVEKIDYIVVNHIEPDHSGGLPELMKLCPKAKLFGTAKSKEGLARMYYTDWGLQAVKTGDKLNIGKRNLTFIEAPMIHWPDSMFTYCAEEELLLPNDAFGQHYATSERFDDETDQCALMDEAGKYYANILWPLGGMIARKIDEILKMNISIKMIAPSHGIIWRRDPMKIINSYISWTKNETRPKVVVIFETMWGSTDMMARKITEGLTDGGVEVKLFDITRSDRSEVNSQMLDAKCFVFGSSTHDNGMLSTMAGFLEFLNGLKPKGRIGAAFGSYGWAGGAVPALENFFKEAGIEQALPSIAVKYIPDENELKRCYEMGVELAKKITGKA
- a CDS encoding rubredoxin, whose protein sequence is MDKYRCTVCGYIYDPAIGDPTASISAGTPFDKLPDNWVCPECGAPKDMFEKV
- a CDS encoding FAD-dependent oxidoreductase gives rise to the protein MKIAIVGNGICGITAAKSISENSPGAKITIFTDEEYNYYPRPLLDRLLAETTDLNLLFPYNDEWYKKRGIEVSLKNKVLDIGLPSKKLKTEKDGQNDYDKVLLTTGASPFVPPIEGIKSRDVFTYRNIADVLRIRSFARGKNRAVVIGGGLLGLETAKALTDRGLKVTIIEHNSRLLPRQLDDEGGGILKSRIEKSNIEVVLQVTCDRIMTEGAKTCLLSKEIGKIEADLFIVSAGVRANTELAKNCGIGIGKGILVDKFMRTSCDNIYAAGDCAEFNGTVYGIIPAAIDQGLAAASNIIDRPFEYKGTTFQATLKVMGIDLTSIGVVNPEGEGYETVCRKDAGKGIYRKCVIKDGRLVGAIVLGEKDGVAGLTRIIKDGTAVSGNKDALLGGEAALTEAFQKRPD